One Gemmatimonadetes bacterium SCN 70-22 DNA window includes the following coding sequences:
- a CDS encoding alpha-glucan phosphorylase: protein MDSLTELALDVRWAWNHRGDELWALLDPELWAATHNPWVVLQTVSKARLEAFLAGPANRKRIERLLEHRRRHLDAPAWFQRTHPDAQLTGVAYFCMEFALSEALPIYSGGLGNVAGDQLKAACDLGVPVIGVGLLYQQGYFRQAIRPDGSQQALYPYNDPGQLPITPVRDATGEWLRVELAWPAYPIRLRAWQVRVGRRILYLLDSNDPANPPAARAITSELYGGDPELRLQQEIVLGIGGWRLLDTLGLAPEVCHLNEGHAALAVLERARRFAEQNGCSFETALTATRAGNLFTTHTAVPAGFDRFAPSLVEQYLGRYAKQELGVPLDDLLALGRENPHDRGEAFNMAYLALRGSGAVNGVSRLHGAVSRRLFGPLFPRRPEHEVPIGHVTNGIHVPTWDSAAADALWTEACGADRWRGTMEAVGHGLASVPDADLWALRTANREGLVNYVRERLPRELVSAGAQSTQVERAQTALDPAVLTIGFARRFATYKRPTLLLHDRERLLRLLTDPDHPVQLVIAGKAHPADTAGQAMIAEWVRFSRHPEVEGRIIFIPDYDLLLAEHLVQGVDLWINTPRRPWEASGTSGMKVLVNGGLNLSELDGWWAEAYTPDVGWALGDGHERGDDPTWDSAEAETLYALLEREVVPAFYARDERGIPTAWLARMRASMAALTSRFSTNRTVREYTERFYLPAAEAYRARAADGGLMADRLGKWERHLTELWGEARFGPTRVETHSGRHEFIVEVHLGGLDPESVRVELYAEPSNGAFSDDGEPTRWVMTRARAMGRETMGARAVEGSLGGYEYEASVPASRDAGDYTPRLVPYHPQARIPLEALDILWQR, encoded by the coding sequence GTGGACTCATTGACGGAGCTTGCCCTCGATGTGCGCTGGGCGTGGAATCATCGGGGCGACGAGCTCTGGGCGCTGCTGGACCCCGAGCTCTGGGCCGCGACACACAATCCGTGGGTCGTGCTGCAGACAGTCTCGAAGGCACGGCTCGAGGCATTTCTCGCCGGTCCCGCCAATCGGAAACGGATCGAGCGACTGCTGGAGCACCGGCGTCGACATCTGGATGCGCCGGCCTGGTTCCAGCGCACCCACCCCGACGCCCAGCTCACCGGCGTAGCGTATTTCTGCATGGAGTTCGCCCTGAGCGAAGCGCTCCCCATCTACTCGGGTGGGCTGGGCAATGTGGCCGGCGATCAGCTCAAGGCAGCATGCGATCTCGGCGTTCCGGTGATCGGCGTCGGCCTGCTCTACCAGCAGGGCTACTTCCGGCAGGCTATCCGGCCCGACGGGAGCCAGCAGGCGTTGTACCCATACAACGATCCCGGCCAATTGCCGATCACGCCGGTCCGCGATGCGACGGGCGAGTGGCTGCGGGTGGAGCTCGCCTGGCCGGCCTACCCGATCCGGCTCCGCGCCTGGCAGGTGCGCGTGGGTCGCCGGATCCTGTACCTCCTCGACAGCAACGACCCGGCCAATCCGCCGGCGGCACGCGCCATCACGAGCGAGCTCTATGGCGGCGATCCGGAGCTCCGCCTGCAGCAGGAGATCGTGCTGGGCATCGGCGGCTGGCGCCTGCTCGACACACTCGGCCTGGCGCCGGAGGTGTGCCACCTGAATGAGGGGCACGCGGCGCTGGCCGTGCTCGAGCGCGCACGGCGCTTCGCGGAGCAGAACGGGTGCTCGTTCGAGACGGCCCTGACGGCCACCCGAGCGGGGAATCTCTTCACCACGCACACTGCCGTGCCGGCCGGCTTCGACCGCTTCGCGCCGTCGCTCGTGGAGCAATACCTGGGGCGGTACGCGAAGCAGGAGCTCGGGGTCCCTCTGGACGACCTGCTGGCGCTGGGTCGCGAGAATCCGCACGATCGTGGCGAGGCGTTCAACATGGCGTACCTCGCCCTGCGCGGCAGCGGAGCCGTGAACGGCGTGAGTCGGCTGCACGGTGCGGTGAGCCGCCGGCTCTTCGGCCCACTCTTCCCGAGGCGACCGGAGCACGAGGTTCCGATCGGGCATGTGACGAACGGCATCCACGTCCCTACGTGGGACTCCGCCGCCGCCGACGCACTGTGGACGGAGGCGTGTGGCGCCGACCGTTGGCGCGGCACCATGGAGGCCGTGGGTCACGGACTGGCGAGCGTTCCCGATGCTGACCTCTGGGCGCTTCGTACCGCAAACCGCGAAGGTCTGGTGAACTACGTGCGCGAGCGCTTGCCAAGGGAGCTCGTCTCGGCGGGCGCGCAATCGACGCAGGTGGAGAGAGCGCAGACGGCGCTCGACCCTGCTGTGCTGACCATCGGCTTCGCCCGCCGCTTCGCGACCTACAAACGCCCGACCCTCCTACTCCATGACCGCGAGCGACTGCTCCGCCTGCTCACCGACCCCGACCACCCGGTGCAGCTCGTCATCGCCGGTAAGGCGCATCCCGCCGACACTGCCGGCCAGGCGATGATCGCTGAGTGGGTTCGCTTCAGTCGCCATCCGGAGGTGGAGGGGCGCATCATCTTCATCCCCGACTACGACCTGCTCCTCGCCGAGCACCTGGTGCAGGGCGTGGATCTCTGGATCAACACGCCGCGCCGCCCTTGGGAGGCGAGCGGGACGAGTGGCATGAAGGTCCTCGTCAACGGGGGACTCAACCTGTCGGAGCTGGATGGATGGTGGGCCGAGGCGTACACCCCGGACGTCGGGTGGGCCTTGGGCGATGGCCACGAGCGTGGCGATGATCCGACGTGGGATTCCGCCGAGGCGGAGACGCTTTACGCGCTGCTCGAACGCGAGGTCGTCCCGGCGTTCTACGCCCGTGACGAGCGCGGGATCCCTACGGCCTGGCTCGCGCGCATGCGCGCGAGCATGGCGGCGTTGACGTCGCGCTTCTCCACCAACCGCACCGTGCGCGAGTACACGGAGCGCTTCTACCTGCCCGCCGCGGAGGCCTATCGCGCGCGGGCCGCAGACGGGGGCCTGATGGCGGACCGGCTGGGCAAGTGGGAACGTCACCTCACCGAGCTCTGGGGTGAGGCGCGCTTCGGCCCGACGCGCGTGGAGACGCACTCTGGCCGCCACGAGTTCATCGTGGAGGTCCATCTGGGCGGGCTTGACCCTGAGTCGGTGCGCGTCGAACTCTACGCCGAGCCTTCCAATGGCGCGTTTTCCGACGACGGCGAGCCGACGCGCTGGGTGATGACGCGCGCTCGGGCGATGGGTAGAGAGACGATGGGTGCCCGGGCGGTGGAGGGATCGTTAGGTGGCTACGAGTACGAAGCGAGCGTTCCCGCCTCGCGAGACGCGGGAGACTACACACCACGTCTGGTGCCGTACCACCCCCAGGCGCGGATTCCGCTGGAAGCGCTGGACATCCTGTGGCAGCGATGA
- a CDS encoding mercury(II) reductase, producing the protein MIGTGGAGVAAAIQAAGMGAKVAIAECGTLGGTCVNVGCIPSKMLVEAAAHAHAARRGFPGVAPCEPAVDWGEVVRQKDALVGELREAKYADVLASYPGVVRFEGRARLLASAVNDTSSGAIRVRVGDGPSTREYLARKVIVATGSAATLPAIPGVETVDALTSTTAMSLEALPASMLVVGGGPVGVELGQALARFGVKIAIVQRGAHLLPGEDPEIAELLRQALEAEGIEVHTGTTAVRAERDEGGVLVDVRRGGLDGQLRAERVLVATGRRPNTQDLGLEEVGVALTPGGYVEVDATMRTTNPDVYAAGDVTGGPGYVYVAAAGGRVAAENALKALHATGTTSDDQREFDLRVVPSVTFTDPQVASVGLTEAAARTAGYHIEVATLDMADVPRALVSFNRRGLVKLVTESGSGRILGVHAVAPNAGEFMGEVTLAIRFGLTAKDLSGTLHPYLTWVESLKLVAQGGSAGVQKLSCCA; encoded by the coding sequence ATTATTGGAACTGGCGGCGCGGGCGTCGCTGCGGCGATTCAGGCGGCCGGGATGGGCGCGAAGGTCGCCATCGCTGAGTGCGGCACGCTCGGTGGCACGTGTGTGAACGTTGGCTGCATCCCGTCGAAGATGCTGGTCGAGGCTGCCGCGCACGCCCACGCCGCTCGGCGCGGCTTCCCCGGTGTGGCGCCCTGCGAGCCCGCCGTCGACTGGGGCGAAGTCGTGCGTCAGAAAGACGCGCTCGTGGGCGAGCTGCGCGAAGCCAAATACGCCGACGTGCTCGCGAGTTACCCCGGTGTGGTGCGCTTCGAGGGCCGCGCGCGCCTCCTGGCGAGCGCCGTGAACGATACCTCCAGCGGCGCGATCCGTGTGAGGGTCGGCGACGGCCCATCCACACGCGAGTACCTCGCCCGCAAGGTGATCGTCGCCACAGGGTCGGCCGCCACCCTGCCGGCGATCCCGGGTGTCGAGACCGTCGACGCGCTAACGAGTACGACCGCGATGAGTCTCGAGGCACTCCCCGCCTCCATGCTCGTGGTCGGGGGCGGCCCGGTGGGCGTGGAGCTGGGGCAGGCGCTCGCACGCTTTGGAGTGAAGATCGCGATCGTCCAGCGCGGCGCGCATCTGCTCCCCGGAGAGGACCCGGAGATCGCCGAATTGCTCCGCCAGGCGCTCGAGGCCGAGGGGATCGAGGTCCATACCGGCACCACCGCGGTGCGCGCGGAGCGCGACGAAGGCGGGGTGCTCGTCGACGTGCGGCGGGGGGGCCTCGACGGGCAGCTCCGCGCCGAGCGGGTGCTCGTTGCCACGGGACGACGGCCGAACACGCAGGACCTCGGCCTCGAGGAGGTCGGCGTGGCGCTCACGCCGGGCGGCTACGTCGAGGTGGACGCCACGATGCGGACCACGAACCCGGACGTGTACGCCGCTGGCGACGTGACCGGAGGGCCAGGCTACGTGTACGTGGCCGCCGCGGGTGGGCGCGTGGCTGCGGAGAACGCGCTAAAGGCGCTCCACGCGACCGGGACGACGAGCGACGATCAGCGCGAGTTCGACCTGAGGGTGGTACCGAGCGTGACGTTCACCGACCCGCAGGTGGCCTCGGTGGGCCTGACCGAGGCCGCCGCGCGGACGGCCGGGTACCACATCGAGGTCGCCACGCTGGACATGGCCGACGTTCCGCGCGCGCTCGTGAGCTTCAACCGGCGCGGGCTCGTCAAGCTCGTCACCGAGTCCGGTTCAGGGCGCATCCTCGGCGTGCACGCAGTGGCGCCAAACGCCGGGGAGTTCATGGGCGAGGTGACACTCGCCATCCGGTTCGGGTTGACCGCGAAGGATCTCTCGGGCACGCTCCATCCGTATCTCACGTGGGTGGAGAGCTTGAAGCTTGTCGCGCAGGGCGGATCCGCCGGCGTCCAGAAGCTGAGCTGCTGCGCATGA
- a CDS encoding isoprenylcysteine carboxyl methyltransferase, whose product MTTDTAPAYGLWSLVILNSAIFIFFAFSFFKPRTSRDWRSLGAFSAFVVALFTEMYGIPFTVYLLSGWLGQRYPGLDLLTHDAGHLWDTLLGWQGDPHLSPFHILSNVLIAGGFILLSAAWHHLLAAQRERRLATSGPYARIRHPQYVAFIAILLGFLLQWPTLLTLLMFPVLVAMYVRLARREEQEVRAEFGAEYDRHAAVTPAFLPRPGRIARSASPASRDATS is encoded by the coding sequence ATGACCACCGACACCGCACCCGCCTACGGCCTGTGGTCGCTGGTTATCCTGAACTCGGCGATCTTCATCTTCTTCGCGTTCAGCTTCTTCAAGCCGCGCACGAGCCGCGACTGGCGCTCACTCGGCGCCTTCTCCGCCTTCGTCGTGGCGCTGTTCACGGAGATGTACGGCATCCCGTTCACCGTCTACCTCCTCTCGGGCTGGCTGGGCCAGCGCTATCCCGGCCTCGACCTCCTTACGCACGACGCCGGCCACCTGTGGGACACGCTGCTCGGCTGGCAGGGCGATCCGCACCTGAGCCCCTTCCACATCCTGAGCAACGTCCTGATCGCCGGCGGGTTCATCCTGCTCTCGGCGGCATGGCACCATCTTCTCGCCGCCCAGCGCGAGCGGCGCCTCGCCACCAGCGGGCCCTACGCCCGCATCCGGCATCCGCAGTACGTCGCCTTCATCGCCATCCTGCTGGGCTTCCTGCTCCAGTGGCCGACCCTGCTCACGCTCCTGATGTTCCCGGTCCTCGTCGCGATGTACGTACGGCTGGCGCGGCGCGAGGAGCAGGAGGTGCGCGCCGAGTTCGGCGCCGAGTACGACCGCCATGCGGCCGTGACGCCGGCGTTCCTGCCACGGCCCGGCCGGATCGCGCGCTCCGCGTCCCCGGCGTCGCGCGACGCCACGTCTTGA